Genomic segment of Arvicola amphibius chromosome 7, mArvAmp1.2, whole genome shotgun sequence:
TCCTTTCCCCGCCTTACAcactgctggggaaggagctaaGCCTCACCTTAAGCTCTGGAAAAGCAGAATTGGGTAAGGAGTCACGTGACAAACCGCCAACGCCCTCTTCCCATGTCTCCCTaggatggaggaggagctgagggctCCCAAAGGTCATTCACTTTGCCACACTTCCCCTCATCTTGAGCATCTTGAAGAAGAAAACTTGAAGAAACAGAGACGACTTGTTGACAGCTGAGGCCTGGGAAAGAAAGGCTTGGACCCCCAGCCTAGTGCTCCCTGGCTTCTCCCTCCTGACCGTGACTGGGGGCTGCCATGGATCTCCTAGGAGTTGGTTTAGTCTACAAGGTGACACCGTCTTGAGGTGGTGAGGGGTCCTGGGATCACAGCTGGCAGGCTGGTGTAAACATGTTTTGCAGTCTCGGTTACAAAGATGCCTGCACACCGagctgtctgtcctctctctACTAGAATTGTTTATCTGGCCTTCTGGGGTATAGGGTTACAGGATGCCCCCCaaagtgtgcaggtgtgtgtgaaagtgtgggTTTGCCTGGGGTTCTGGGCAGATGCCTGCTTGGGTTTGCTCAGCGAACCCAGGTGAGACAGACTTCAGCCTAGTTAAGTCCCTCAGCCCCTGCCTTGGCAGGGCCACAGCTGTCAGGAACAGAGGAGCCAAGATGGAACAGCTAAGACATTCTGGGAGCATACAGAAGAGCCTGTGAATGGAATTTGGGACTTCTTCACCAGGAAGGTCCTGGCCTCGGATAATGTGGGGATAAGGAGATCCAAGGCCTAGGTGTAACAGTTAGTGCTTTCGGAATGGACTTTGAGCTCCTAAACCTCCCAGTCAGGACCTCAAGCTCCAGGGTCCTTTGTGGGAAGGCTAGGTGGCCTGCCCAGTTCCTCCTGAGTGAAAAACAGCCTAAAATGCCAGCTTCGTTTCCAGAAAACGACTCTTGCTTCAGTTGAAGAGTACGCTAGTCAGCCCACGCCTCCGGCCAAATACTTGGCCCTCACAAACCCAGCTCCAGGCGACTGCCCGGACTCGCCCCGCCCCCGTCATGCCCCGCCCTCCAAGCTCCGCCCCGTCCCCGGCCTCTCTCACCCTCCACCCTCGCGCCCCTAAGTTTCTCCGAAGTTTTCCGCGGGCCCAGCTGAGCGCCCCGCCCCTTGGCCCGTGACGCAACAATGGTGCAGCGCCGCGGCCAATGGGTTGCGGCGGGGGCCGGCAGCGTGAGCCAATGGAGGCGGCGGCCTGTCCCGCGGTGCTGCCCGGCCCCGGCCGCACTGTGCCGCCCGCCGCCCGCCTCTGGGCCGCACCGGCACCAGCACCCGGAGACCCGGTCGCGGTGAATCAGAGTGTGGCgggcgcgggcggcggcggcTCTCTCCACGTCCGGCATCGTGGGATCACCATCTGCTCGCCGGTGCACGGACGGCGCGCTCCGACTCGCTGCAGGGACAGGGGCGTGCGGCTTGGTGAGTCGCCTGTCCCGGGCGTCCCCGCGCGCAGGTGCAGCCCCGATCCTGGCCATTGGCCAGCAGACACTCGGGCGCGCCCCGGAGCCGCCGCGGTCGAGGTCGGTCGGTCCTTGCCGGAAGGGTCAGGAAGGATCTGGCCGGCGGCCCAACCTCCAGTCACGGAGCCGCGGCCGTGACTCTGCCCAGTGACGTGGGGCGGCCGAACTTTACGTAACCCACCCTGCACCCCACGCGTGCCCACACTACACCTGGGGCGCGGGGGCCCAGGCTCGGGAAGGCGCTGCAGTCATGGCATCGCCCCAGAGGGGCGGCTGCCGCAGCTCACTCCTTAGTGCGCACCTCTGCAACCCAATTACCACGAATGGTCGTGATACACAGTGTATGGACAAGGCCCACTCGCCGTCCCGTGTCCCTTGTGACCTAGGGCTTTATCCTTGCCCGAGGTGGCAGGGCACTTGGGCCGGGCTGGGTTGGTGGCCAGGGCTCAGGTTGAGGGCCCAGGGCTGAGGCAGGGTTTAAGCCGGGGTCTGCAGTGTCTGGAATGGGCCCCAAACAGAACACAGGAGACCTAGACTCTTATCTTGGCCCAGCCTGACTTGGTGACTGACCTTGGACTAGCTTGTCCTCTGTTGAAAAATGGGGTGGCAGTACTGGCCTCATGTGAATGGACCTGGCGTGGACTGCAGATAGTAAACCCTCCAATCCTTCTTTTGACTtcaccttttctctcctcccaggaGCTCATTCCTGATGGGCAGGAAAAGTGTTTGTGGATGAAGGACCAGAGCCACTCCCCTACTCGGGCTCCTGGGCGCACTGGCCGCCACCGGCCACCATTTTCTTGCTGGTGAGGAAGCTGGGGTCTGGTGCGGCAAAGTGAAAAACTGCATCTGTAGAACCCAGGGCCGTCTGCAGGAACCGGGTAGGTCTGTGTGAATGAACAGTTACATCCATGACCTTCTTGGAAAGAAGCTCTCAAGGGTATTCTGCTGGGAGCCAGGGTAGAAGTGGAGTTGGGGATAGGTTTGAGGCCGGATGAGTTGGGCTCCGCTGCTAGCGCTATGGGCATGAGTCTTGGGTCACATGGATTCCTCTTTATTTGCAGTTGGCGGGACCTGGCTCAGCTGCAGAGGGTTGGGAGACTTGAAGGCCCCGGCAGGTCCAGCCTTCTCTAGCAGAAACTAGAGAGACGGGGTGCAGATGTAGAAATTCAAGCACGACTCTGGACCTAGGAGAGAACAGAGCTGGGGGCAGTGACTAGTAGAGGCGAGATTGGTGATGGGCAAAGGGGCTCTGACAGAGGCATCAAAGACTGAGGGTGGGTGCCATTTCTCAGGCTGAGGGAGTTGTGACCAAGGCTTCACTTGGCTCCTTCGCCCCCACAGGTTGGTCTGGGTGGTGTGACCCATGCTTTAAGGCCAGGAGACTCCCAGAGACCAGCATGCCATGGGACGCCAGGCCAGGACGCAGTGCCAATGGTGCGCCCGAGGGCGCAGGCTCAGCTCGTTTGCGGGTGCAGAAGCAGTGCCGGAAGTCGTCCTTCGCCTTTTACCAGGCAGTGCGCGACCTGCTGCCGGTGTGGCTACTCGAGGACATGCGTGCCAGCGAGGCCTTCCACTGGGACGAGCGCGGGCGCGCCACCGCCTATTCGCCGTCGGAGGCCCTGCTGTACGCGCTTGTGCACGACCACCAAGCCTATGCTCACTACCTGCTGGCCACCTTCCCCCGGCGCGCCCTCGCTCCACCTAGTGCGGGTTTCCGCTGTTGCAATGCACCCGGACCGCATGTGGCACTGGCGGTGCGCTACAACCGCGTGGGCATCCTGCGGCGCATCCTGCGAACTGTGCGGGATTTTCCACTCGAAGAACGCATGCGCCTTCTGGACCGACGTGGTTGCAGCCGTGTGGAGGGTGGTGGCACGTCGCTGCATGTGGCCTGTGAGCTTGCACGCCCCGAgtgcctcttcctgctgcttggccATGGAGCTTCTCCAGGCCTGCGAGATGGTGGTGGCTTTACACCATTGGAGCTGCTGCTGCGCCAGCTGGGCCAGGACGCCAGCTCAGTCCCGACTGCTGCTGAGGCCGCCTCTGCCAGCGTCAACGCTGCCACCTCCAGCACTACTCCGCCTGGGGAGCTATGTCAGCGCCGCCTGCTGCTGCTTGACCTGCTGGCACTGTACACCACGGGGGGTGCTGCGGGCCCAGCTCGATGTGAGCTGTTGGGAGACCGGCTACGCTGGCAGAAGCTGCTGGGTGAGGACAAGTTCCAGTGGCTAGCAGGGCTGGCGCCACCCTCCCTCTTTGTGCGAGCTATGCAGGTGCTGGTAACCACCATCTCACCCGGCCGCTTCCCTGAGGCCTTGGATGAGCTGCCTCTACCACCCTTTTTGCAGCCATTGGACCTCACGGGCAAGAGCTAGACTCAGGGGCACCCTTGGCACTGTATTTGGGGACAGAAGTATTTTTGAGAGTATTGTACCCAGCACTTTACATATATGGATCTCTGACTGTACAGAAGAACCTGCCTGGTCTGTCGCATGCATTTGGGCTAGGGCTGCCAAGTCAGGCAGGCTCTTAAGAGAGCCTTGGCTCTCACACTCCTGCTCAAGTGCACTGGCTCCCTGCTCAGCTAAGGATATGGGTGAGGACCTGGAGTCTAGGGGAGGTGACAGCTGACCCAAGCAGGAGAGGAGCGGGGACAGAGGGTGGGGACTGACAGGACTGAGCAAGAGGACAGAATGTGCTGAGGCCGAGAGCACAGGCTTGTGTAGTTCTGACCTGCCCTGTGCTGTCGGCCTCATGAATGGCCCATGGAGTTGGACTTGATTCTGTGTCCAGGATGAGCAGGGCTGAGCAGGCAGCTGTGACAGGAGTTGAGAGGAGGAGCCAGGCCGTGTGTGTTTGTAGTATCTCACTCTGAATCATAGGTTTCCCCACCCCGGCCTGGAATTGGCCCTGTCGTCCCCTTTGCCCTCAGGATTGGCAAGTGCTCGCCCTGGGCCTCTGTGCTCAGCTCTGGCACTGTACCTGCTCCACCACGGGCTGAGggttcccagcattctgtccCATCAGGACCAGGAGTGCCTTCCAGGCCTCCTGCCCAGCCCCAGGGATGggctccccccccccacgcaGTGGATGTCATGTGGTG
This window contains:
- the Ankrd9 gene encoding ankyrin repeat domain-containing protein 9 — its product is MPWDARPGRSANGAPEGAGSARLRVQKQCRKSSFAFYQAVRDLLPVWLLEDMRASEAFHWDERGRATAYSPSEALLYALVHDHQAYAHYLLATFPRRALAPPSAGFRCCNAPGPHVALAVRYNRVGILRRILRTVRDFPLEERMRLLDRRGCSRVEGGGTSLHVACELARPECLFLLLGHGASPGLRDGGGFTPLELLLRQLGQDASSVPTAAEAASASVNAATSSTTPPGELCQRRLLLLDLLALYTTGGAAGPARCELLGDRLRWQKLLGEDKFQWLAGLAPPSLFVRAMQVLVTTISPGRFPEALDELPLPPFLQPLDLTGKS